One Carassius auratus strain Wakin chromosome 44, ASM336829v1, whole genome shotgun sequence genomic window carries:
- the LOC113062640 gene encoding zinc finger protein 583-like: MAELETECITLGLNNLVSECGTPPLDPLQAECTTPTLTMLSSECSTPTLSSLASEIVEPMAMLPCIKSEPDLDPICTVDLSVIQPLSTADLASEQIKMEISGLDYIKSEHHSDLHSFHCTELDSYKSHYEPSLVFDYITHVSDSLEYIKLEQHSDLHSYYASELGAIKTEYDPILMSSHLKTEMNGLESIHMAELRTELNKLRPDTVIDSMGKMDSDFQSGNLYELTSVQANKTTATHNQTSTKGQALTPRKPRNLTGEKPFSCTQCGKNFSTLGNLKTHQRIHTGERPYTCSQCGKSFGQAGNLKRHQLIHTGQKPYTCAHCPKGFTKADDLRSHQRLHTGEKPFSCAECGKSFGQTKELKAHQLSHTGERPFCCSLCGKSFTKEMSYRNHQQIHTGEKPYSCSQCGKTFSNSGVLRTHEKIHSGEKPFGCTLCGKSFGRLGHLKAHQQTHTGERPYICQHCGKNFSQSGHLKAHEQIHKREQPDLSSASSGSNDSS, translated from the coding sequence ATGGCAGAGTTGGAGACAGAATGCATCACTTTAGGACTAAATAATTTGGTGTCAGAGTGTGGCACGCCGCCACTTGACCCTCTACAAGCAGAGTGCACCACGCCAACCCTGACCATGCTGTCGTCAGAATGTAGCACGCCAACGCTCAGCTCACTGGCATCCGAGATTGTGGAGCCTATGGCTATGCTGCCGTGCATCAAAAGCGAGCCTGACCTCGACCCCATCTGCACGGTTGACCTGTCCGTGATCCAGCCCCTGAGCACGGCCGATCTGGCCTCCGAACAGATCAAGATGGAAATCAGCGGCCTCGACTACATCAAATCAGAACACCACAGCGACCTCCATTCCTTCCACTGCACGGAGCTGGACTCCTACAAGTCACACTACGAACCCAGTCTGGTGTTCGACTACATCACTCACGTCTCGGACAGCTTGGAGTACATCAAGTTGGAGCAACACTCGGACCTCCACAGCTACTACGCCAGCGAGCTCGGCGCCATCAAGACCGAGTATGATCCCATCCTCATGTCCAGCCACCTCAAGACCGAGATGAACGGCTTGGAGTCCATTCACATGGCGGAGCTGCGCACCGAACTCAACAAGCTCCGGCCCGATACGGTAATCGACAGCATGGGGAAAATGGACTCAGATTTCCAATCTGGAAACCTTTATGAACTGACGTCTGTCCAGGCGAACAAAACGACTGCCACGCACAACCAAACCAGCACAAAAGGCCAAGCGCTGACTCCACGCAAACCTCGCAACCTCACAGGTGAGAAGCCGTTTTCTTGCACCCAATGCGGGAAGAACTTCAGCACCCTGGGTAACCTGAAGACTCACCAACGCATCCATACCGGCGAGAGGCCTTACACCTGCTCCCAGTGCGGGAAGAGCTTCGGACAGGCTGGGAACTTGAAAAGACACCAGCTCATCCACACGGGGCAAAAACCTTACACTTGCGCGCACTGCCCGAAGGGTTTCACCAAAGCGGATGACCTCCGCTCGCACCAGCGACTGCACACGGGCGAGAAGCCGTTCAGTTGCGCCGAGTGCGGTAAGAGCTTCGGCCAAACGAAGGAACTCAAAGCCCACCAGTTGAGCCACACGGGAGAGCGGCCCTTCTGCTGTTCGCTGTGCGGCAAGAGCTTCACTAAAGAGATGAGTTACCGCAATCACCAGCAAATCCACACAGGCGAGAAGCCCTACAGCTGTTCCCAGTGTGGCAAAACTTTCAGCAATTCAGGGGTCCTCAGAACACACGAGAAGATTCACTCCGGGGAAAAACCGTTCGGCTGCACCCTGTGCGGCAAAAGTTTCGGTCGCTTGGGACATCTTAAAGCACACCAGCAAACTCACACGGGCGAACGGCCGTACATTTGCCAGCATTGCGGGAAGAATTTTAGCCAATCAGGTCATCTCAAAGCACACGAGCAGATTCACAAAAGAGAACAGCCCGATCTTAGCAGTGCCAGCAGTGGTAGCAACGATAGTAGCTGA
- the LOC113062641 gene encoding zinc finger protein 28 homolog: protein MNGALYISFFQGQLESALEQVVQLSVQEITNTVGTTLNSMLLETATKEQENQRLRATLQSRGGNGKSNASKAKTDSNDETKQHTPGLSPGCGVQSETLRREQKARAVGQLKSVMEHVLEFAICELTKIVEDSFDDLLSEFTKKERENQILKWQLLDKNMMEDSDGADVEAEGRKNDSVSPSSSRVEKQESKGLQDQSLKKECEKEKTETTNEPGKQTVIEVAQNWVPILDKVFGQKWCSDLWQIKEVTSSKGECTGLSSGSVTDMDSLIRETLMPSCLATQRKLELEVGQPPWLPLDDMEVVSLTSETEGVPVISSSGDSQIRSPSMLQRLLTLPSQLLEDDEESMDAVPTLEVSKDPLDPQDGKGSKSDQMNKKEDEDEGDDEEDNETMDRTESLKHKGRRKSQACKDCGRKFSRAHLLRAHRQMHEETPNRCPQCGKSFSQSSRLQAHLRTHTDKTI from the exons ATGAACGGTGCCCTGTACATTTCGTTTTTCCAAGGTCAGCTGGAGTCCGCGCTGGAGCAGGTAGTGCAGCTCTCCGTTCAGGAAATCACCAACACTGTTGGGACCACTTTGAATTCAATGCTATTGGAAACGGCCACCAAAGAGCAAGAAAACCAGCGTTTGAGGGCTACCCTTCAGTCTCGGGGAGGGAACGGGAAAAGCAATGCGTCTAAAGCAAAAACAGACTCGAACGATGAAACAAAGCAACACACCCCCGGTCTGAGCCCTGGATGTGGCGTTCAATCCGAGACGCTCAGGCGTGAACAGAAAGCGCGAGCAGTTG GTCAGTTAAAATCTGTTATGGAACACGTGCTGGAATTCGCCATTTGTGAGCTGACTAAAATCGTGGAAGACAGCTTTGACGACCTGCTCTCTGAGTTCACCAAGAAGGAGCGGGAAAACCAGATCTTGAAATGGCAGTTACTGGACAAGAACATGATGGAGGACAGTGATGGGGCTGATGTGGAAGCGGAGGGCCGCAAAAATGACTCCGTCTCTCCAAGCAGTTCCAGAGTAGAAAAGCAAGAGTCGAAAGGCCTGCAGGATCAGTCACTCAAAAAAGAGTGTGAAAAGGAAAAAACCGAAACCACAAATG AACCAGGTAAGCAGACGGTCATCGAGGTGGCTCAGAACTGGGTGCCCATCCTGGACAAAGTCTTTGGGCAGAAGTGGTGCAGTGACCTCTGGCAGATCAAAGAGGTCACCAGCAGTAAAGGGGAGTGCACCGGGCTGAGCTCGGGCTCGGTGACCGACATGGACAGCTTAATTCGAGAGACGCTCATGCCGTCTTGCCTGGCCACTCAGAGGAAGCTGGAGCTTGAGGTGGGGCAGCCACCATGGTTGCCTCTAGACGATATGGAGGTTGTTTCTCTAACCTCTGAGACTGAAGGTGTTCCTGTCATCAGCTCATCAG GTGACTCCCAAATCAGATCCCCGTCAATGTTGCAAAGACTCCTGACGCTTCCTTCCCAGCTGCTCGAGGATGACGAGGAGTCCATGGATGCCGTTCCCACTCTGGAAGTGTCCAAAGACCCACTTGATCCGCAAGACGGTAAGGGCTCAAAGAGTGACCAGATGAATAAGAAAGAGGATGAAGACGAGGGGGACGACGAAGAGGATAATGAGACGATGGACAGGACTGAGTCCTTGAAACACAAAGGTAGGAGGAAATCCCAAGCTTGCAAAGATTGCGGCAGGAAGTTCAGCCGAGCGCATCTTCTCAGAGCCCACCGACAGATGCACGAGGAGACGCCCAACCGATGCCcacaatgtggaaagagtttctccCAGTCTTCAAGGCTCCAGGCTCACTTACGGACGCACACAGACAAAACAATATAA